The genomic window CGAGAACCCTACTAATGGAAACAGCCTCGAGCGGGCCGAGTTCGAACTCCGAGACCCCGAGACGGGCGAGGCTATCGACGCGGCGACGGCGGCTCTCGGCGGTGACAGCGAGACCGTGACCCGGACGCTGCGCGCTCGAGGGAGCGAACAACTCGCGGTGTATCGAATCGTCGTCACCGCTATCGACGCGGACGGAAACGTCGGGAGCGACGAGACGACCGTGAGCGGGAGCGGGCCGTAGCTCGGCCCCAGCGTCCGTTCGACTTTGCTCCCGGAATCGCCGGATTCCGGTCCGTTCGTCCGGTGAAACGCAGCCGAATCCCGCCGCCGTCGAAAACAGGCCTGTTTTACCTGTGTCGCCCGATGCCTCGATATGGAGTGTCGTCACTGCGCATCGCCGCTCGAGAAACCCGGTGACTTCTGTCTGGTCTGTCGGGAGGCCAACACCGAGGCGATCGTCCTCGAGGCGGCGCGCGACAGGGCGACCATCACGATGCTCGCCGGCGAGCCCGACGAGCCGGGCGAGCGAGACGCCGACGAACAGGTTCTCGGGGAGACGACGATCACGACGACGCCGGAGGACGGCGAGAACGAGCCGATCGAACTCCGGAACTTCGCGGGGCTGATCGGCGACGAAATCCGGCGGAAACGCCCGGATGAGGTCTACGCCGGCGGCGTGCGAGCGGTGATCCGCGCCGTTCGCGAGGACGTTCACCACCCGTTCTACCGCGTCGACGACGACGAGCCCGTCGCGGCGGTCCTCGAGCGCCGCGGGAACCGCGCGCTCGACGTGGTCGAGACGCCGCCGGCCGAGAAGATCAGCGGCAGTCACTCGACGCTCATCGGCGGCCGGACGGGAATGCGGGCCATTCACACCGTCGCGGATCACCCCCACGTCAAGAAGGTGATTCCGGGCCCCATCGACGCCGGCGGCAAGGGCTCCCAATCCGGCATGCGCGCGAAGGTGACCCGCGCCGACGACGGCGGCAACGTTCGCATGCTCCTGCGGGACGGCTCGAGCGTGCAGGAAAACCGCGTCGTGACGACCGCTCGCGACCGCGAAATGGGCGAGCGGATTCGCGAGGATCTCAACGACGTGCTCGCGGACGCGGAGTTCCAGTAGTCGCTCGTCGTGTATCGCCGTCCCAGACCGCTAGCCGTCGATGTCGATTCCGCAGTCGGGAGACTCTCGAGGCAAATATTGTGCCGAATCGATGGAAGTGTCAGTTGCTGCTGGTTGTCCGAGCCTTATCGGGACAGCCGTAATTAGATATAATTAGCCATGCTCGAGCGACCGGACGCCGTCCTGACCCTCATCCCGTTGCTGGCGATGAGCGGTCTCGCGGTCCGCACGCTCCTCGCGGCCCCGAGTATCGGCCCGGGACTGCTTACCGCGCCGCTTGCGATCGCCGGGTATCTCGCCGCGCTCGCGCTCGTCTTTCTGGAACTGCTGGCGTGGCCGGTCGCCGAGCGAATCGGCGGGTCGTGATCGGGGCCGAGCGACGAAGTGCCGTCCGAGAGCCGTCACGACTCAACAGGTTTAAGAATCCGCTGGCGATAGTGAGGACTACTATGGCCAAGAAAGGACAGGTCGGTAGCGCTGGCCGCTTCGGCGCCCGCTACGGCCGCGTCGCACGACGTCGCGTCAGCGAGATCGAAGACGACATGGAAAACGCCGAAGTCGACGGCGACGATGTCACCCGCGTCGGCACCGGCATCTGGAAGAACGAGGAGACCGGCGAGGTCTTCACCGGCGGCGCGTACCGCCCGGAGACCCCCGCCGGCCGCACCGTCCAGCGCTCCATCCGCGCTGCCCTCGCAGAGGACGACGAATAACGCGTCATTCAGGTCCCGCATGAGTTACAAATGCTCTCGCTGTAAACGCGACGTCCAGCTCGACGAGTACGGCGGCGTCCGCTGTCCCTACTGCGGCCACCGCGTGCTCCTGAAAGAACGCAGCCGCGACGTCAAGGAAGTCGACGTCCAGTAACTGCGCGTGTCTTCTCACGATGCGACCCTCGAGTTCGACTACGAGACCGCGTCGCGCGCCGAACTCGTCGCCGAGAGCGTCGGCCGCGAAATCGGCGAGATCGACGACGAGCGCTCGCGGACGACCATCGAACGGGAGGGTGCCCGCGTTCACATCGAGATCGACGCCGACGACGTAATCGCGCTTCGAGCGGCGCTGAACACGTGGTTTTCGCTGATCGATGTCGCGGAACGGACCGCCGACGTGGGTGCAGCCGTTCTCGAGTCCCAGTAGGTCGTGGCTCTCCGTCCCGTGGCTCTCGCCCTCATAGATAATCCCGTCTCGAGCGACCCGTATCGACCCGACCCTGTACCGGCAGGCAACGCGGTCTTCGTCCTCGTTTCCGAATTCGCGGTATGGCCGAACGGGAGGGGACGTGGCTCGGACTGCGGCGGGACGCCAAGCCGCTGGTGATCGCCGGCCTCGCGCTCGGACTCGGTCTGGGCGGCTTCTTCGACGGAATCGTCTTCCACCAGATTCTCCAGATCCATCACATGCTCTCGTCCTATCCCGACTCGAGCGTCGCGACCGATCTGGAGCTCAACGTGATGGCCGACGGGCTCTTTCACCTCGGGACGTACGTGTTCACGATCATCGGCGTCGTGTTGCTCTCTCGAGCGTGGCGGTTCCACTCGGTCCCGAACTCCGGGCGGGCGCTGTTCGGCGCGGTGATCATGGGCTGGGGCGTGTTCAACCTCGTCGAGGGGATCGTCGATCACCACCTGCTCGGGCTGCATCACGTCTGGCCCGCCGGTCCCGGCCCGATCGTCCTCTGGGACGCAGTCTTCCTGCTCTGGGGCGCGCTTTTCCTCGTCGGGGGCTACCTCGTGATCCGAACCGACAGCGCCGCGACGCCGACGGCCGGCGACGACGCGGTCGCAACCGACGGACGCGGTTCGAACTAGGGCAGGACGATCGGCAGTCGGTGCCGACCGCCGACCGGAAGACAAAGCTGGTCTTTATCAGTCCGGAGGGCGACGGTCGAGATATGCAAGGAAACCTGCCGCCCGAGGCACAGGAGAAAATCGAGCAGCTTCAGGACCTACAGGAGACGGCACAGGAAGTCGCCGTCCAGAAACAGGAAGCCGAATCGGGTCTCACCGAGGCACAGAACGCCCTCGACGAGCTCGAGAACATCGACGAGGGAACGACGATGTACCGAAACGTCGGCGAACTCCTCGTCGAGACCGACTACGATCAGGCCGAAGAGGACCTCGAGGACAAGGTCGACTCGCTCGAGATCCGTCTCGAGACCCTCGAGAAGCAAGAAGAGCGCGTCCAGGACCAATTCGAGAGCCTGCAGGAGGAACTCGAGGACATGCTCGGCGGCGGCGGCATGGGCGGCGGTCCGGCCGGCCCCGGCGGTCCGGGCGCTGGCGGCGCGTAAATGCCGACTGACGAGCCGTCGGACGAGACCGTCGTTCAGACGGCGGCCGACGCCGCGGAAGGCGTCATCTTCTCACAGTACAAACAGTCCGACGTGCGCGATTACGACGTGACCGTCGTCTTCGAGGACGGCGTCCTCGAGGTCGACGTCTACCTCAACGCGCCCGAGGATGACGAGGCCGATCCCGACCCCGAACAGGTCGCCGACGACGCCGCGCTCGCGGCGCGACACGCGGTCGATGAACTGTTCGAGGCGTAGGCACGCGGTTTCGTTCGATTCGCTGTACTCCTGTACTGGTGAGCGATCCGCTCGAGTAGTGACCGTCTCACTACCGTAACCGCC from Natrinema versiforme includes these protein-coding regions:
- a CDS encoding DUF2103 domain-containing protein codes for the protein MECRHCASPLEKPGDFCLVCREANTEAIVLEAARDRATITMLAGEPDEPGERDADEQVLGETTITTTPEDGENEPIELRNFAGLIGDEIRRKRPDEVYAGGVRAVIRAVREDVHHPFYRVDDDEPVAAVLERRGNRALDVVETPPAEKISGSHSTLIGGRTGMRAIHTVADHPHVKKVIPGPIDAGGKGSQSGMRAKVTRADDGGNVRMLLRDGSSVQENRVVTTARDREMGERIREDLNDVLADAEFQ
- a CDS encoding DNA-directed RNA polymerase subunit P; this translates as MSYKCSRCKRDVQLDEYGGVRCPYCGHRVLLKERSRDVKEVDVQ
- a CDS encoding KEOPS complex subunit Pcc1, which produces MSSHDATLEFDYETASRAELVAESVGREIGEIDDERSRTTIEREGARVHIEIDADDVIALRAALNTWFSLIDVAERTADVGAAVLESQ
- a CDS encoding DUF2243 domain-containing protein — encoded protein: MAEREGTWLGLRRDAKPLVIAGLALGLGLGGFFDGIVFHQILQIHHMLSSYPDSSVATDLELNVMADGLFHLGTYVFTIIGVVLLSRAWRFHSVPNSGRALFGAVIMGWGVFNLVEGIVDHHLLGLHHVWPAGPGPIVLWDAVFLLWGALFLVGGYLVIRTDSAATPTAGDDAVATDGRGSN
- a CDS encoding prefoldin subunit beta — its product is MQGNLPPEAQEKIEQLQDLQETAQEVAVQKQEAESGLTEAQNALDELENIDEGTTMYRNVGELLVETDYDQAEEDLEDKVDSLEIRLETLEKQEERVQDQFESLQEELEDMLGGGGMGGGPAGPGGPGAGGA
- a CDS encoding DUF3194 domain-containing protein, which encodes MPTDEPSDETVVQTAADAAEGVIFSQYKQSDVRDYDVTVVFEDGVLEVDVYLNAPEDDEADPDPEQVADDAALAARHAVDELFEA